In Elephas maximus indicus isolate mEleMax1 chromosome 15, mEleMax1 primary haplotype, whole genome shotgun sequence, the following are encoded in one genomic region:
- the C15H8orf88 gene encoding uncharacterized protein C8orf88 homolog has protein sequence METKKLIGKPLQPARPVRHLTSPPGVVFPFNFQNEYSYNTQCLQSGVGRCKTNGMQAFPQGLNEKQQHQSPVKKERIKYSRDFLLKLSSVSICRKKPDFLPDHPIVLQKPENNQSFK, from the exons atggaaaccaaaaaattaaTTGGTAAACCGCTTCAACCAGCAAGACCTGTTCGTCATCTGACTTCTCCTCCTG gAGTAGTGTTTCCCTTCAACTTTCAAAATGAATATTCGTACAACACTCAGTGCTTACAAAGTGGAGTTGGCAGA TGTAAGACAAATGGAATGCAAGCTTTTCCTCAAGGTCTTAATGAAAAACAGCAGCATCAGTCTCCAGTTAAAAAAG AAAGAATTAAATACAGCAGAGATTTCCTGTTGAAGCTTTCAAGTGTTTCCATCTGCAGGAAAAAACCAGACTTTCTGCCTGATCATCCCATTGTACTTCAAAAACCA GAAAACAACCAAAGTTTTAAGTAG